In Kordiimonas sp. SCSIO 12610, the following are encoded in one genomic region:
- the rpmI gene encoding 50S ribosomal protein L35 has translation MPKMKTKSGAKKRFSLTAKGKVRASQAGKQHGMIKRTNKQIRNQRGTTILNDCDANIVKKFLPYG, from the coding sequence ATGCCCAAGATGAAAACAAAATCTGGCGCGAAAAAGCGTTTCAGCTTGACTGCCAAAGGCAAGGTACGTGCAAGCCAGGCTGGTAAACAGCACGGCATGATCAAACGGACCAACAAGCAAATCCGTAACCAACGTGGTACAACGATCCTGAACGATTGTGACGCCAATATCGTTAAGAAATTCCTGCCATACGGCTAA
- the rplT gene encoding 50S ribosomal protein L20 produces MARVKRGVTSHARHKKVIEEAKGYRGRRKNTIKVARQAVEKAGQYAYRDRKARKRTFRALWIQRINAGARALGLPYGQFMHGLKLAGIELDRKVLSDIAINEPQAFEALVAQAKTALAK; encoded by the coding sequence ATGGCACGCGTTAAACGGGGCGTCACATCGCACGCTCGTCACAAGAAGGTCATCGAGGAAGCTAAAGGCTACCGTGGCCGCCGTAAAAATACCATCAAAGTTGCTCGTCAGGCTGTAGAAAAAGCAGGCCAGTATGCATACCGTGACCGTAAGGCACGCAAGCGTACTTTCCGTGCTCTATGGATTCAGCGTATTAACGCTGGTGCACGCGCACTTGGATTACCTTATGGTCAATTTATGCACGGCCTTAAACTCGCCGGCATCGAGCTTGACCGTAAAGTCCTCAGCGATATCGCAATTAACGAACCACAAGCTTTTGAAGCGCTCGTTGCTCAGGCAAAGACCGCTCTCGCTAAATAA
- the pheS gene encoding phenylalanine--tRNA ligase subunit alpha: MQQDIENLKNEITAAIAASDSLDSLEEIRISSLGKKGSVSGLMKGLGGMSPEERKEMGPILNALKTDIANEIGARKNTLEAAALEARLLEETIDVTLPPRERPLGSIHPISQVMDEIAEIFSGLGFAVAEGPDLETDFYNFTALNIPEEHPARQMHDTFYLKPDENGERKVLRTHTSPVQIRTMINQEPPIRIIAPGRTYRSDSDATHTPMFHQVEGLVIDKDTHLGHLKGTLEAFLKAFFEVDAVTLRLRPSYFPFTEPSMEVDVQCSFEGGTVKIGDGNDWLEVLGSGMVHRKVLEACDLDPNVYQGFAFGCGIDRLAMLKYGMNDLRAFFDSDLRWLRHYGFSALNLPTLAGGLS, from the coding sequence ATGCAGCAAGATATTGAGAATTTAAAAAACGAGATCACCGCCGCTATTGCAGCTTCAGACTCTCTCGATTCCCTTGAAGAAATCAGAATTTCATCACTAGGGAAAAAAGGTAGCGTTTCCGGCCTTATGAAAGGCCTGGGTGGTATGTCGCCCGAAGAGCGCAAGGAAATGGGGCCAATATTAAATGCCCTTAAAACTGATATTGCGAATGAAATCGGTGCTCGAAAAAACACACTAGAAGCCGCAGCCCTTGAAGCGCGCCTGCTCGAAGAAACTATCGATGTAACATTGCCCCCGCGCGAACGTCCTCTTGGGAGCATCCATCCGATCAGTCAGGTTATGGATGAAATCGCAGAAATATTTTCAGGGCTAGGCTTTGCTGTTGCCGAGGGACCAGATCTTGAAACTGACTTTTATAACTTCACGGCCCTTAATATCCCTGAAGAACATCCTGCGCGTCAGATGCATGATACTTTCTATTTAAAGCCTGATGAAAATGGTGAGCGTAAGGTGCTTCGCACGCATACAAGCCCTGTGCAGATCAGAACCATGATCAATCAGGAGCCGCCAATTCGTATCATCGCCCCTGGCCGCACATACCGATCAGACTCGGACGCCACCCACACGCCAATGTTCCATCAGGTCGAAGGTTTGGTGATCGATAAGGATACGCATCTTGGTCACCTTAAAGGTACACTCGAAGCGTTTCTGAAAGCATTTTTTGAGGTTGATGCGGTGACGCTGCGCCTTCGTCCAAGTTATTTCCCGTTCACCGAACCGTCAATGGAAGTAGACGTTCAGTGTAGTTTCGAAGGTGGTACCGTTAAGATCGGTGACGGCAATGATTGGCTCGAGGTTCTCGGTTCCGGAATGGTTCACCGCAAGGTTTTAGAGGCCTGCGACCTTGACCCTAACGTCTATCAGGGGTTTGCCTTTGGCTGCGGTATTGACCGCCTCGCCATGCTCAAGTATGGCATGAATGACCTGCGTGCATTCTTTGACAGCGACTTAAGGTGGCTTCGTCATTATGGATTTTCTGCACTCAATCTCCCAACACTTGCAGGAGGGTTAAGCTAA
- the pheT gene encoding phenylalanine--tRNA ligase subunit beta, with protein sequence MKFTLGWLKDYLETEASLDTILDTLNAIGLEVEDVVNPADKLGAFTIAEVVDAVKHPDADKLKVCTVNTGSETITVVCGAPNARKGMRAVLGRPGDYVPGLDVTLALRKVRGVESNGMMCSAAELELGEDHDGILDLDESAPVGESYIDWAGLNDPMIEIAITPNRQDCLGVYGIARDLAAAGLGKLKAIKAPEITNDGASDIVAEINLPDDASNACSHFIGRKFTGVTNGESPDWLKARLKAVGQKPISALVDVTNYISIDLGRPLHVYDAQKLQGNLQARLAGEGEKFTALDDNEYTCKGGETIIADNTGPQGFGGVIGGLDSGCTETTTDVILEVAYFDPVRTAMTGRQHNIITDARYRFERGVDPDFLYDGLAIASQMILDHCGGTASDMFEAGATPTWEKSVSFRPERTKTLGGLDIDAATSASILEKLGFGVTDGSPMTITVPSWRRDVDGEADIVEEILRIHGYDNIPSVQLPVINHKAGTTLNLEQKRARAIKRRLASEGLSEAVTWSFMRQSDAALFADNSEKLVVDNPISTELDYMRPSILANLLQAAQRNHDRGSENIQLFEVGPVYLDDTEKGQLLVATGIRTGKSAQRHWDTNIEPVSVFDAKADAVAALEAIGAPVGNLQIFAEAPAYFHPGRSGTLRLGPKNILANFGELHPSVLKGLDVDGPAVGFEVFIGKVPAPKKSGAAKGALHVSNLQSATRDFAFLVDKSVAAGTLLKAIKGADKNTITNVSIFDVYEGKGVPEGQKSLALSVTLEPSGETFTDQAIENIANKICAAAEKSTGAVLRS encoded by the coding sequence ATGAAATTTACACTTGGTTGGCTTAAAGACTATCTGGAAACAGAGGCAAGCCTGGACACGATCCTTGATACCCTGAACGCAATCGGCCTTGAGGTCGAGGATGTTGTTAACCCCGCTGACAAGCTTGGTGCCTTCACCATTGCAGAAGTGGTTGATGCTGTTAAGCACCCTGACGCTGACAAATTGAAGGTATGTACTGTTAATACAGGCAGCGAGACCATCACTGTTGTTTGCGGTGCACCAAACGCGCGCAAAGGCATGCGGGCTGTCCTTGGTCGCCCAGGTGATTATGTTCCCGGCCTTGACGTAACGCTAGCGCTTAGGAAAGTGCGCGGCGTCGAGTCGAACGGAATGATGTGTTCTGCCGCGGAGCTTGAACTCGGCGAAGACCATGATGGCATTCTGGACCTTGATGAAAGCGCTCCAGTTGGTGAAAGCTATATCGATTGGGCGGGCCTCAATGACCCAATGATTGAAATTGCAATCACGCCGAACAGGCAAGACTGCCTAGGCGTTTATGGTATCGCACGCGATCTTGCGGCCGCCGGCCTTGGCAAACTGAAAGCCATCAAAGCACCGGAAATTACCAATGATGGCGCGAGTGATATTGTCGCAGAAATCAACCTGCCAGATGACGCTTCAAATGCATGTTCACATTTTATTGGACGCAAGTTCACTGGTGTGACAAACGGCGAAAGCCCGGATTGGTTGAAGGCACGCCTGAAAGCTGTTGGTCAGAAGCCAATTTCTGCACTCGTTGACGTAACAAACTATATCTCGATCGATCTTGGTCGCCCCCTTCACGTATATGATGCCCAAAAACTTCAGGGTAATCTGCAAGCCCGGCTTGCGGGTGAAGGCGAAAAATTCACCGCTCTGGATGATAATGAATATACTTGCAAAGGCGGCGAAACCATTATCGCCGACAATACAGGCCCACAAGGGTTTGGCGGTGTCATTGGTGGTTTAGATAGCGGCTGCACGGAAACAACAACCGACGTTATTTTGGAAGTTGCTTATTTTGATCCTGTTCGCACTGCGATGACAGGCCGGCAGCATAATATCATCACTGATGCCCGGTATCGTTTTGAACGCGGCGTAGACCCAGATTTTCTATATGATGGCCTTGCGATCGCGAGCCAGATGATCCTTGATCATTGTGGCGGCACCGCAAGCGATATGTTTGAAGCGGGCGCTACACCAACATGGGAAAAATCCGTTTCTTTCCGCCCTGAGCGCACTAAAACGCTGGGAGGGCTGGATATCGATGCTGCAACATCAGCATCCATTCTTGAGAAACTTGGGTTTGGCGTTACTGATGGTTCGCCAATGACTATTACAGTTCCAAGCTGGCGCCGTGATGTTGATGGTGAAGCTGATATTGTCGAGGAAATTCTACGAATTCATGGATACGACAATATCCCATCGGTACAGCTGCCTGTTATTAATCACAAAGCAGGCACGACATTAAACCTTGAGCAAAAGCGTGCCCGCGCTATCAAGCGCCGTCTTGCAAGCGAAGGCCTTTCTGAGGCCGTGACATGGTCATTCATGCGCCAAAGTGATGCAGCACTATTCGCAGATAACTCAGAAAAGCTTGTCGTAGACAATCCAATTTCTACTGAATTGGATTACATGCGCCCAAGTATCCTTGCTAATCTTTTGCAAGCGGCACAGCGTAACCATGATCGCGGCTCTGAGAATATTCAGCTTTTTGAAGTTGGTCCTGTTTACCTGGACGACACAGAGAAAGGCCAGCTCTTAGTCGCTACGGGCATCAGAACAGGAAAGTCAGCGCAGCGCCACTGGGATACAAATATTGAACCCGTTTCCGTATTTGACGCCAAAGCTGATGCGGTAGCAGCGCTTGAAGCGATTGGTGCACCGGTTGGTAACCTACAGATATTTGCAGAAGCGCCAGCATATTTCCATCCTGGCCGCTCAGGCACATTAAGGCTTGGCCCGAAAAACATCCTGGCCAATTTCGGCGAGTTACATCCAAGCGTCCTTAAAGGCCTTGACGTTGATGGCCCTGCTGTAGGCTTTGAAGTCTTTATTGGTAAAGTCCCGGCACCAAAGAAGTCAGGTGCTGCAAAGGGGGCCCTTCATGTATCCAATCTTCAATCGGCAACACGGGACTTTGCGTTTCTTGTGGATAAATCAGTCGCTGCCGGCACGCTACTGAAGGCTATAAAAGGTGCTGATAAAAACACGATTACAAATGTTAGCATCTTTGATGTGTATGAAGGCAAAGGTGTCCCTGAAGGCCAGAAATCATTAGCATTATCAGTAACGCTGGAGCCATCCGGCGAAACCTTTACGGATCAGGCTATTGAAAACATTGCCAACAAAATTTGTGCCGCCGCCGAAAAATCCACCGGTGCGGTGCTAAGAAGTTGA
- a CDS encoding methyltransferase domain-containing protein — protein sequence MSSSDEKKVKLPWKLRLKAWWEGYDPEELRLRLLAQAGDDETQSAPAPEKTEFETRDVEPSDAPEEEMGWSEDAVNIAQYIWGEGYCGPGGPEYIVALSKLLALSPEMSMLQIGASLGGPARVLADEFGVWMTGYEESPILVDKAQELSKMAGLERKAVITQYNPEEIEEFERKFDRALAKEALFTIENKAKMIAAIEDKLKPGGLILITDYVISSEAVVASDSYKEWKIGERTTPYPVLADDLKAILKKNHLQVRVSEDISPQYIEMINQAWAGADQVAAKLAKQDDGTKQIQTLMREAEFWARRKKMLESGELQLLRIVANKKAGGPGGMSDW from the coding sequence ATGTCTTCGTCAGATGAAAAAAAGGTTAAGCTACCTTGGAAACTGCGTTTGAAAGCGTGGTGGGAAGGGTATGACCCTGAAGAACTGAGATTGCGCCTGTTAGCGCAAGCCGGAGACGATGAAACCCAAAGCGCGCCAGCCCCTGAAAAGACAGAATTTGAAACACGTGATGTCGAACCTAGCGATGCTCCAGAAGAAGAAATGGGTTGGAGCGAGGATGCTGTCAACATCGCTCAATACATATGGGGTGAAGGATATTGCGGACCAGGTGGTCCTGAATATATCGTCGCTCTTTCCAAGCTATTAGCTTTAAGCCCAGAAATGTCCATGCTCCAGATAGGGGCAAGCCTTGGCGGCCCTGCCCGTGTGCTCGCTGACGAGTTTGGTGTCTGGATGACTGGGTATGAAGAATCCCCGATCCTCGTAGACAAAGCACAAGAGCTATCCAAGATGGCAGGGCTGGAACGCAAAGCAGTAATCACACAATATAATCCAGAAGAAATAGAAGAATTTGAGCGCAAATTTGACCGTGCACTTGCAAAAGAGGCCCTTTTCACTATCGAAAATAAGGCAAAAATGATTGCTGCCATCGAAGACAAGCTGAAACCCGGAGGCCTTATCCTCATTACAGACTATGTCATCAGTTCCGAAGCCGTTGTCGCAAGCGACAGCTACAAGGAATGGAAAATTGGCGAACGCACCACACCATATCCTGTTCTTGCTGATGACCTGAAGGCCATTCTAAAGAAAAATCATCTGCAAGTTCGTGTCTCCGAAGATATCAGCCCTCAGTATATTGAGATGATCAATCAGGCATGGGCGGGCGCAGACCAAGTTGCAGCAAAACTAGCAAAACAAGATGATGGAACGAAGCAAATCCAAACATTGATGCGCGAAGCTGAGTTTTGGGCCCGACGTAAGAAAATGCTGGAAAGCGGCGAATTACAGCTACTTAGAATTGTTGCAAATAAAAAGGCTGGTGGTCCAGGCGGCATGTCCGATTGGTAG
- the acs gene encoding acetate--CoA ligase codes for MSNDVIIAVKDSAENNTFNTSEQYKTRYEQSIKNPEGFWREEAKRIDWIKDFSIVKNTNFTGDVSIKWFEDGTLNASVNCIDRHLPKRANEVAIIWEGDDPADSQAITYAELHQEVCIMANILKSRGVKKGDRVTIYMPMIPEATYAMLACARIGAVHSVVFGGVSPDALAGRILDCASTCVITADEGVRGGKTVPLKANTDTALEQCPDVDTVLVIKRTGGAINWHQNRDIWYHEAGQAVDNDCPPEEMNAEDPLFILYTSGSTGKPKGVLHTTGGYMVWASMTHQYVFDYKDGEIYWCSADVGWVTGHTYIVYGPLANGATTLLFEGVPTYPDGGRFWEVCAKHKVNIFYTAPTAIRALMRLGDEPVKAHDRSSIRLLGTVGEPINPEAWQWYYKTVGEERCPIVDTWWQTETGGAMITPMPGATALKPGAATKPMYGVQPALVDADGKFLEGATNGNLVIKDSWPGQMRTVYGDHDRFKQTYFSTYEGLYFTGDGCRRDEDGYYWITGRVDDVINVSGHRMGTAEVESALVAHNGVSEAAVVGYPHDIKGQGIYAFVTPPEGVEANEALRADLVKWVRQEIGPIATPDLIQFAPGLPKTRSGKIMRRILRKIAENEFSNLGDTSTLAEPAVVDDLIENRMNRG; via the coding sequence ATGAGCAACGATGTAATCATCGCGGTAAAAGACAGCGCTGAAAATAATACTTTTAACACTAGCGAACAGTATAAAACACGCTACGAGCAATCCATAAAAAACCCTGAAGGTTTTTGGCGTGAAGAAGCCAAACGCATCGATTGGATTAAAGATTTTTCTATTGTTAAAAACACCAATTTTACAGGTGATGTTTCCATTAAGTGGTTCGAGGACGGAACCCTCAATGCTTCAGTAAACTGTATAGACCGACATCTACCAAAACGCGCAAACGAAGTTGCTATTATCTGGGAGGGCGATGATCCCGCGGATAGTCAAGCTATTACCTATGCCGAACTACACCAAGAAGTTTGCATTATGGCAAACATCCTTAAGTCACGGGGTGTTAAGAAAGGCGATCGTGTCACAATTTATATGCCAATGATCCCTGAAGCCACCTACGCGATGCTCGCTTGTGCGCGCATTGGCGCTGTTCATTCAGTGGTATTCGGGGGGGTTTCACCTGATGCGCTTGCTGGACGTATCCTTGATTGTGCTTCAACCTGTGTCATTACGGCTGACGAAGGAGTAAGAGGCGGAAAAACAGTACCGCTGAAAGCAAACACTGATACCGCCTTAGAGCAATGCCCAGATGTTGATACTGTTCTGGTGATCAAGCGCACAGGTGGTGCAATTAACTGGCATCAGAACCGTGATATTTGGTACCACGAAGCTGGCCAAGCGGTTGACAATGACTGTCCACCTGAGGAGATGAATGCAGAGGACCCACTGTTTATTCTGTATACTTCTGGTTCTACAGGCAAACCAAAAGGGGTATTGCACACAACAGGTGGATACATGGTTTGGGCTTCCATGACCCATCAGTATGTATTTGATTATAAAGACGGCGAAATATACTGGTGTAGTGCCGACGTTGGTTGGGTTACAGGGCATACTTATATCGTATATGGACCGCTTGCAAACGGTGCCACAACACTTCTTTTTGAAGGTGTTCCTACATACCCGGATGGCGGTCGCTTCTGGGAAGTGTGTGCAAAACATAAAGTCAATATTTTCTACACAGCGCCAACTGCAATCCGCGCCCTTATGCGGCTAGGCGACGAACCCGTAAAAGCACATGACCGATCCTCAATCAGACTGCTTGGAACTGTAGGGGAACCAATAAACCCCGAAGCATGGCAATGGTATTATAAAACGGTAGGCGAAGAACGATGCCCTATTGTTGATACCTGGTGGCAAACAGAAACTGGCGGTGCGATGATCACACCAATGCCCGGGGCCACAGCACTGAAGCCAGGGGCTGCGACAAAACCAATGTACGGTGTTCAACCAGCATTGGTTGATGCTGATGGTAAGTTTCTTGAGGGCGCAACAAATGGAAACCTTGTGATCAAAGACAGTTGGCCCGGCCAGATGCGAACAGTATACGGCGATCATGACCGCTTCAAACAAACCTACTTCTCCACATATGAAGGGCTCTATTTCACGGGCGACGGCTGTCGCCGGGACGAGGATGGCTATTACTGGATAACAGGCCGCGTTGATGATGTTATCAACGTGTCTGGGCACCGTATGGGAACTGCTGAAGTCGAATCCGCATTGGTTGCCCATAACGGGGTCAGTGAAGCAGCAGTTGTTGGATACCCTCATGATATCAAAGGCCAAGGGATCTATGCATTTGTAACCCCTCCAGAAGGCGTGGAAGCAAACGAAGCGCTTAGAGCGGATCTGGTGAAGTGGGTCAGACAGGAAATCGGCCCCATCGCTACACCAGACCTTATTCAATTTGCCCCCGGACTACCCAAAACACGTTCTGGCAAAATAATGCGGCGTATCCTGAGAAAGATTGCCGAAAATGAATTCTCTAACCTCGGGGATACCTCAACACTTGCCGAACCCGCTGTTGTTGATGATCTAATCGAAAACAGAATGAACAGGGGCTAA
- a CDS encoding histidine phosphatase family protein, whose amino-acid sequence MKKLYLMRHAKSDWDDFTLDDHDRPLNERGRNNATQMGQYIAKNDIQIDLIYCSTAVRTRETLKLLVQQTDLKCPKEFRADIYEASSTTLMSIIQNCPEKYKNIMLVGHNPGMHILGLTLTAAQKSLHRQQLERHLPTGTLQDITLNVDTFNEAVEDCGVLNNLVRPKTLPQIG is encoded by the coding sequence ATGAAAAAGCTTTATTTAATGCGGCACGCGAAATCTGATTGGGATGATTTCACCCTGGACGACCATGATCGTCCATTGAATGAGCGGGGCCGAAATAATGCTACTCAAATGGGACAATATATCGCCAAGAACGACATTCAAATTGATCTTATATATTGCTCTACAGCTGTTCGGACACGTGAAACTTTAAAGCTGCTGGTTCAACAAACTGACTTAAAGTGTCCAAAAGAATTTAGAGCTGATATTTACGAAGCTAGCTCGACAACTCTAATGAGTATCATTCAAAATTGCCCGGAAAAATATAAAAACATTATGCTTGTTGGCCATAACCCGGGAATGCATATTCTAGGACTAACATTAACAGCAGCACAAAAATCACTTCACAGACAACAACTCGAAAGACACTTGCCTACGGGTACGCTTCAAGACATCACGTTGAACGTCGATACCTTTAATGAGGCTGTTGAGGATTGCGGTGTTTTAAATAACCTTGTTCGCCCCAAAACACTCCCTCAAATTGGCTAA
- a CDS encoding tetratricopeptide repeat protein, with protein sequence MIKISVMLLTAVFLISFDSIQNPASAQAVYELKFNSPQLLQKGQQLLKEGDTVGAQRVYKKVLKSNLTTFQTARAHNGLCVAFIIEEVWQTALEHCDKAIRIYPQNWRFYNNRGNIFLETGMLKQAISEYEKGLKFSPRSNIIKNNLDIAQARLSAQLNSDNLEKQKSTTNI encoded by the coding sequence ATGATAAAAATTTCTGTAATGTTATTAACTGCTGTTTTTCTAATCTCATTCGATTCCATCCAAAACCCCGCCTCAGCTCAGGCCGTTTATGAACTAAAATTCAATTCTCCTCAGCTTTTACAAAAAGGGCAACAGCTTTTAAAAGAAGGGGATACGGTAGGTGCACAAAGAGTGTATAAAAAGGTTTTGAAAAGTAACCTAACGACTTTCCAGACCGCCAGAGCACATAACGGACTATGTGTTGCCTTTATAATCGAGGAAGTATGGCAAACTGCGCTTGAGCATTGTGACAAAGCTATCCGCATATACCCCCAAAATTGGCGTTTCTACAACAACCGCGGGAATATTTTCCTGGAGACCGGGATGTTAAAACAGGCGATTTCGGAATATGAAAAAGGCCTCAAATTCTCGCCAAGGTCGAATATAATCAAAAACAATCTAGATATCGCACAAGCACGCCTAAGCGCTCAGTTAAACTCGGACAATCTTGAAAAACAAAAATCCACAACAAATATCTAG
- a CDS encoding Rieske 2Fe-2S domain-containing protein, with protein sequence MSKQPRAMALADDICGPPSGTVLTHLNDLPAHGGKSIEFQNEEGHRLSIFVQKLDEDIEVYLNRCPHAGTPLNLFNDRFMDLDNTYLLCRTHGAKFEYKNGKCIAGPCKGEYLRKVAFSVNDDGSIVSE encoded by the coding sequence ATGTCAAAACAACCGCGAGCAATGGCCCTAGCGGACGATATATGCGGTCCTCCATCAGGAACAGTTTTGACTCATTTAAATGATTTGCCAGCGCATGGTGGTAAATCAATAGAATTCCAAAATGAAGAGGGCCACAGACTGAGTATTTTTGTCCAGAAACTAGATGAAGATATAGAGGTTTACCTCAATCGTTGTCCCCATGCTGGTACGCCGCTTAACCTTTTTAATGATCGTTTTATGGATCTGGATAATACTTATTTGCTTTGCCGCACGCATGGAGCAAAGTTTGAATATAAAAATGGTAAATGCATAGCGGGCCCATGCAAAGGTGAGTATCTGAGGAAAGTTGCGTTTTCAGTTAACGATGACGGGTCGATAGTTAGTGAGTGA
- a CDS encoding EVE domain-containing protein has product MRYWLVKSEPDDWSWDDQLSVDFEPWDGVRNFQAQKNMRSMQNGDQVLFYHSGKAREIVGVCEVVREAYPDPDDQTGKFCLIDLKAVKPVQPIALKAIKANDRLHHLALVKQPRLSVMPIDEAAWKIILSM; this is encoded by the coding sequence TTGAGATATTGGCTTGTAAAATCTGAACCTGATGATTGGTCTTGGGATGATCAGCTTTCTGTTGATTTTGAACCGTGGGACGGCGTGCGTAATTTTCAGGCGCAGAAAAATATGCGCTCAATGCAAAATGGTGATCAGGTACTGTTCTATCATTCTGGTAAAGCACGAGAGATTGTAGGCGTTTGTGAGGTGGTTAGGGAAGCCTATCCTGACCCGGATGACCAGACGGGCAAATTTTGTTTGATTGATCTTAAAGCAGTGAAGCCGGTTCAACCTATCGCTTTGAAAGCAATTAAGGCCAATGACCGACTTCATCACCTTGCGCTGGTTAAACAACCGCGATTGTCAGTCATGCCGATTGATGAAGCTGCGTGGAAGATTATCCTGAGTATGTGA
- a CDS encoding YciI family protein codes for MLFMVLCYDKPNSVNLRMETRPAHLSYLQDAGERVKIAGPLMSAGETPEPIGSLIVIDGASEMAVKLFAENDPYNTAGLFERVEIMEWKAGLGAWLPE; via the coding sequence ATGCTCTTTATGGTTCTTTGTTATGACAAGCCAAATTCAGTAAACCTCCGAATGGAAACGCGCCCTGCCCATTTATCATATTTGCAAGATGCTGGTGAGCGCGTCAAAATCGCAGGTCCTTTAATGAGTGCGGGAGAAACACCGGAGCCAATTGGTAGCTTAATTGTCATTGACGGCGCTAGCGAAATGGCCGTGAAGCTATTTGCTGAAAACGACCCATATAATACGGCAGGTCTGTTTGAACGTGTAGAGATTATGGAATGGAAAGCTGGCCTGGGGGCTTGGCTGCCTGAATAG
- a CDS encoding NAD(P)H-dependent glycerol-3-phosphate dehydrogenase — translation MKLGVLGGGAWGTALACASVRAGLETFIWAREAEVVASINSDHENSMFLSGTALPEALKATADLGEFQGADIILLVTPAQHLRSMAEALKEHIQDTTRLVICSKGIEISTGKLLSDVLAEIFPENPVAVLSGPTFAVEVARGQPCALTLAGSDEKIISEIASAIATPTFRPYQSHDIIGAQIGGAIKNVLAIATGIVSGLDLGENARAAVITRGLAEMARFGDVFGADQETMMGLSGLGDLILTCSSTQSRNMSLGKAIGEGQTFSSLMSGRKSVAEGAHTVEIVHQIAIDKGIEMPITAAVYKILKEDMDVTVVMNDLLSRPITLE, via the coding sequence TTGAAGCTTGGTGTTTTAGGAGGTGGTGCCTGGGGAACTGCACTTGCATGCGCATCGGTTCGTGCTGGGCTTGAAACTTTTATCTGGGCCCGTGAGGCTGAGGTGGTTGCGAGCATTAATAGCGATCATGAAAATAGCATGTTTCTATCCGGCACCGCATTACCCGAGGCATTGAAGGCAACTGCTGACCTTGGTGAGTTTCAGGGCGCGGATATTATTCTTCTTGTAACCCCGGCACAGCATTTGCGCTCTATGGCAGAAGCATTAAAAGAGCATATCCAAGATACTACACGGCTTGTTATTTGCTCGAAGGGCATTGAAATTTCGACCGGGAAACTTCTGAGTGATGTTTTGGCTGAAATATTTCCTGAAAACCCTGTTGCGGTTCTCTCAGGCCCCACATTTGCAGTGGAAGTGGCGCGCGGCCAACCATGTGCCTTAACGTTAGCTGGCAGCGATGAAAAGATCATATCCGAAATTGCGAGTGCGATTGCGACCCCAACTTTCAGGCCATATCAAAGTCATGATATTATAGGGGCGCAAATCGGTGGTGCGATTAAAAATGTGTTGGCGATTGCGACAGGGATTGTCTCAGGGCTTGATCTAGGCGAAAATGCAAGGGCGGCGGTTATTACACGTGGTTTGGCTGAAATGGCGCGTTTTGGTGATGTTTTCGGTGCTGACCAAGAAACCATGATGGGTTTGTCCGGATTAGGAGACTTAATCCTTACTTGTTCCAGTACGCAGTCACGTAACATGTCGCTTGGAAAAGCGATAGGTGAGGGTCAGACGTTTTCAAGCCTTATGAGTGGACGTAAATCGGTGGCTGAAGGGGCACATACGGTTGAAATTGTTCACCAGATTGCCATCGATAAAGGTATTGAAATGCCAATCACGGCTGCAGTTTATAAAATCCTGAAGGAAGATATGGATGTGACAGTAGTGATGAATGATTTGTTGTCGCGGCCAATCACTCTTGAATAG